From a region of the Rhipicephalus microplus isolate Deutch F79 chromosome X, USDA_Rmic, whole genome shotgun sequence genome:
- the LOC142777306 gene encoding uncharacterized protein LOC142777306, which translates to MFTRSTVSNIFLISRVWYVLQVLFMSRVAVQKLHRVIAVFIWASTWERTSRTNLFRSVKSGGLGLVHLFLRQIVSRFVFLRDQDDRFLRTLIHVRLSHFLPDFIVTTVNGVTKRPKGYMKEVIAAVEILRVRFSMEYLSRVSRKRLYKDLVETMLPEPLYRTLYPNGPGDDVLKRVKKMPIRPSMKTFFFKLHSGTLPTNPWLREKGIFVPSVDCIICRKLETVDHIFLDCTDAVFLWDILQRTLKKDLPVTQYGIRFLPVINVGGVPYDMFMVLVLHSVWRTRMAVRNVDVNPRPAREYFIESVQYLMTAYEAQDKPEWLPCLDKLVGIKRLPF; encoded by the coding sequence ATGTTTACGAGGTCAACAGTGAGCAACATATTTCTTATTTCACGAGTATGGTATGTTTTACAAgtgctattcatgtcacgtgttgctgtacaaaagctacacaGAGTGATCGCAGTGTTTATCTGGGCGTCCACGTGGGAAAGGACAAGCCGAACGAATCTGTTCCGTTCTGTGAAAAGTGGGGGGCTTGGTCTTGTACACTTGTTCCTGAGACAGATAGTATCTAGGTTTGTTTTTTTACGAGATCAAGATGATCGTTTTTTGAGAACGTTGATACATGTGCGGCTGTCCCATTTTTTGCCTGATTTCATTGTAACCACTGTCAATGGGGTGACAAAAAGACCTAAGGGGTACATGAAAGAAGTGATTGCTGCTGTGGAAATATTGAGAGTGCGATTTTCGATGGAGTATCTCTCTAGGGTTTCGCGAAAGAGACTGTACAAGGACCTTGTAGAAACCATGTTGCCAGAGCCTCTGTATAGAACATTGTACCCTAATGGGCCCGGGGATGACGTCTTGAAAAGAGTGAAGAAGATGCCAATtagaccatcaatgaagacattctttttcaaacTTCACAGCGGCACACTCCCTACCAATCCATGGCTCCGAGAAAAAGGAATATTCGTCCCGTCAGTTGATTGCATTATCTGCAGAAAACTCGAGACAGTTGACCACATCTTTCTAGACTGTACCGATGCAGTCTTTCtctgggacatccttcaaaggaCCCTGAAGAAAGACCTGCCAGTTACACAGTATGGCATCCGTTTTTTGCCAGTCATAAATGTAGGCGGTGTGCCCTACGATATGTTCATGGTACTGGTTCTTCACAGTGTGTGGCGAACACGGATGGCAGTGCGAAACGTAGACGTGAATCCCCGGCCCGCTCGAGAGTACTTCATAGAAAGTGTACAGTATTTGATGACTGCATACGAGGCACAAGATAAGCCAGAGTGGTTGCCATGTTTAGATAAGTTGGTGGGCATAAAGCGTCTGCCTTTTTAA